AATATTACACTACAATCTTcattcaaggccatccataacctcgcccctccatatctgtctgacctccttaatgttgccactccctctcgtaccctcagatcttcctcctccatccacctcactgttccctctgctcGTCTCACCACCACGGGGAGCAGAgtattcagccgctctgctccccagctctggaactccttgccaccggatctcagaaacaccacttcacttcgtctcttcaaatccagactcaaaacccatctgtttaggacctctttctctttgtgaacacaattgcattgtccaaatttttaacctgccttttatttttactctgctttattgcttgttttaaactctcctgttttactgttttactgtatggtgtccttgagtgccaagaaaggcgcctataaataaaatgtattattattattaatctgtGTATATTCACAGATGATATAAAGTACATTGAACAGCATTAGGAGTAACTTCACCTTTTGTTCATCCAAACATGAGGACAGGTTTGGAAAGAGTTCCCTCAGTGCGCCCACCAAGAAGAACTGTTTGCTATCTGCCCTGAGGTACTTTTTCAAGTGGGTCTGTAAGACAAAAAATTAGGATTTTACAAAACACATAAATCACTCAGGTTAAGAAAACTGTGAAGCTGTGAAAAAAACATCACCTCTGTCAtgacagccatgttttccagcaGACGCTTCTTAGTAAAATCCTGCATTTCCTCAAGTGTCTCCACAGTTTCCTTAACGACAGAAACTTTGACTCCCATATGTTTGGTCTGGACATGATGTCTGAAAGGAAAAATATAGAAACACCAGAATTATATGTATGTATCAGCATCAGTGTATGGTACAGACATACTTTTGCATTTGAGTTTCTGTATTGGAATACTAGTTGTGAAATACTCACTTGAGCTCTCTGCAGGTTTTCAGAGTCTTGAAGAAGTCGAATGTgtctattttggtcattttggatttttccagaTTCTCAGTCTGTTGAGACGTGTACCTACAAACCAGAGTCAGAATTGAAGGTATTTGTATTTGATTGTGCAATACCTGGTGTTTTGGTGAGAAAGTGTGTTGGGAAATGACTATAACAGTAAAGAAGGACTCTTTACCTCCTCACAAATATGAGCAGCTCCTCTAAACAAATTTCCTGCACTTGAACCgacagcctggaactgatctttaAGGCCTGATTGGACATGGCATTaatgcactaaaagaaaaatacagataaacagataaacaaacagaaagagCACATTGAAGTCATGATTAAGTTTAATACCATAGGAGAAATTTtaaacacaacatacacaaccTATTTTACAACTggataaatatatgttaaatatatatgtataaatatattttaattCTTCCTTTagtttaataaaatattaaaatggtTCTAGGTTGTTCAATACCTGTATAGTGTCAATGTAGATTTCATTTAAATCTTCTTCACTCTTATTTCCTTTCTCTTGACTCCTTAACAGGATTTTCTCCAGAGTCATGGAAACTTCTTTCTGTGTCATAAAGAAACGGAAACAGTTCAttagaggaagaaaaaaatatgagGTTTTCATCATGATTTGTCTCAATAATGACAAGTTTTCTACAGTCAAAAGAGACATTAGAAGTGTGAAAGTAAAAGTTGAAGTAGTTTTACAAATTATCTTTATCACTAACTGTGCTTTTAAGTTTTATATTTctaaatgtttgtggaaatggaaaatttttaaaacaatttagcataattttgtaaatttttttgaaaaaagaGGTCACGCACATTATgggaaatgaaaacacaaataagATCTGATTTTGTCAAATTTACTTTTCCATATTTTTAGATTGAAACTTGCCCACTGTGGaccaaattatttaaaaaaagattcaaattATGTCCTGGTTTTATGCATAAAAAACCATCACAGCCATTTTCGACAGAAAACAGGAACAGAAGCATTccttattctattctttttcttCAGGTATATGTACAACAGCCTGTAGCACCACATTCTGATGACACCATGCAGCCAGTTTAAGGAAACACACCTAATTTGCATTTTCATGTTTACATCTTGTCAAAACATTTGCTTCAGTTTTGCTTGACACTTTATAGAAACACACCAATTGGAGTTCTCATACCTGCACTAAATCCAGAAGTATGTCTTGTGCTTTTGTTGTGCAGTCAATCAGCAACATCAGGTCGATTGTTCTGGTGACATCCATTTCCTTCAAATCAGGGTGACCAAGCAGATCCTGACTGGAAAAGATCATGAATAAACCAAAATTTAAGGTGAACATCTGACCAAATACTCTAAGAAAGTGTCAAAATTTTCAGTTGGTGTTCATACCCTggtattctgtaaaaaaaaaaaaaaaaaaaaaaaaaaaaaaaaggcaatggctactgccacagtaatgtggcacaaaatatgggtttgtctattgccatagagccaatcaaatgttagcatttgtagtAGAGTCAATCATGGATAcagttccatgaactcattatcctcttgttgccacagtactgtggtgatatatagcatatacttcagttcattcttttgtgcattttgctacgacagtactgtggcaattgatggaagaaacaacaattCAGTGATAGTTCATAGTATATAATAGAAATTATTGTTCtcaatactctatatgttgttttatggtgttctttgcgctggaggctggagaaggtgggcggagctacatgttagatgcagcagtgtgctgtgtgacttcttagttctgtgtcagttcagtgtattgagtgctgtggtccaaattctgcactctgaacattgtcccaggggctgatttatatcaatagtGGATTTACACCCACCACCCCATTTGAAAATTTTTAGGAAAAACTCCAATAGAGTATTGAACCTGAGTCTTCCACGTTGCAGTCTGATACATGACTAAATGAGCTAAATATCAGCTGGCTCTTAGCCTGACCTATTtactatctgattgccttggtacttttcaggatgtgacaagttaccagtccagacatgatataatgagggcgctgactggctctgtggtaacagacaaacctatttttcatgctacagtactgtgtcaatagccacttcagaaaagaaaaaaaaaaacaaaaaaagttttatttgctGTTATTGTAATATTCCAACCTCCCAGTGTTGCCTAATACATATAAAAATGGTAATGATTCAGCTTTTTACCTCAGATATATTTGTAGAAGCCATTGCAGCAGCACGAAGCAGCTCTTGGAGGATCTGATTTGCTGGAGTACACCGTTAAGCTGCTTGAATATCTGTTGGTGGTAGCAGTTGATCACCTCTCCCATCCACCTCCTGGTGTTAGACAGAAGGGCCAGCCTTTGCAGCTCCCTTAGCACTATTTCCTGCACACGTATCAGGTACCGCTGAAGGTTCTTGTCCAGGTCTTCTGGAGGTTCTGGGAGGTGTTTGTGCACAGATGTTTGGATGAGAGCGAAGACCTTCTGCTCCAGATTCTCAGGCTGGTTTTCAGAGCAGTAAGGCCTAACAGAGATGGAGTCAGTGGGAACACGAAGATGCTCAGCCAAGGATGTGATCTCGTCATCGTTCTGCAGATGGTGCTCATTTTGGATGTTGAGAGTGTTTTGGGTTAATGGGTCCTTGTGGTCATTAACCTGCCTCTCATATCCTACAAAAATCAGAAGATTGTTGAAGGTTATTGGTTTC
This portion of the Sphaeramia orbicularis chromosome 22, fSphaOr1.1, whole genome shotgun sequence genome encodes:
- the LOC115414362 gene encoding exocyst complex component 3-like, producing the protein MTSNVFKRWRTPRRTESITPLIRHNNNDEDIQDGYERQVNDHKDPLTQNTLNIQNEHHLQNDDEITSLAEHLRVPTDSISVRPYCSENQPENLEQKVFALIQTSVHKHLPEPPEDLDKNLQRYLIRVQEIVLRELQRLALLSNTRRWMGEVINCYHQQIFKQLNGVLQQIRSSKSCFVLLQWLLQIYLSQDLLGHPDLKEMDVTRTIDLMLLIDCTTKAQDILLDLVQKEVSMTLEKILLRSQEKGNKSEEDLNEIYIDTIQCINAMSNQALKISSRLSVQVQEICLEELLIFVRRYTSQQTENLEKSKMTKIDTFDFFKTLKTCRELKHHVQTKHMGVKVSVVKETVETLEEMQDFTKKRLLENMAVMTETHLKKYLRADSKQFFLVGALRELFPNLSSCLDEQKSVMDEVYKHTVHLYLKHLISINQKKLLKCWRRGIGETVTEDAKIIHKTFSDLAPGVQQWNFTLLEVSEVLNYPYGDTLKLTVGGMTNKCTNTGCTDDLELLPALLRWKGLSKWEVRDILEALPDHRPETRPALWCCFPFCGKIQN